The stretch of DNA ATAATCCTACATCGCTTCGATAAAAAAGAATACCGCTATTTGCCTCAAGTGGTTCCAGACGTATTGAAATTGGCTCACCCTTATGAAGCCCAATTCCTACACCGCTGACCGCTTTAGCTAATGTGGTTTGTTTCACACAACTTCCTTTATCTCAAGAACATTATCGCGCATAACGATTTTTTGAAGTACATTTTGTTTTAATCTCTCTCTATCCACAATCTCACCATTAAAAATGAGATGACCTCGTGGACTGATACCATTCAGTACGATATATTCACCATCGCACTGCACTAATCCGTCAATAATACCATAAATACTCATACTCTCTTCACAAAAAACTTTTGCACCACTGTTGACACGCCCAAAAATAACAATAGGCAAATTCTCAACGATCTCTTCGCCTGAGCGAATGGGGCGATCATAAAGTTTCAGTTTTACTAACGGTTTTGGCTCAGAGACTGTCTCGGAAATCACCTCTTTCTTAGGCTCTTCTTCAAGCAAAGGTGCTTCTTTTTTGATTCCACCAAAACGAATATTGCAGTTGTTAATTTCTTTATAACAAACTCCGCTTTGCTCTAAAACAAAAGCAATATTCTTCGTTATATTTCCTTCAACAAGCAAAAAGAATTCCTTCAAAAGAAGCGTATTCTTTCTAAAATAATCTAAAAAAGAGGCTTCATCATCAATTTCGATATGAAACACTCTCACATTTTTTTGCGTTACTTTCATCTATCCATAATCTTCTTTGCTGATTCTATTACATTAAATACGCTCTCTTTAAGCCAGACCTCATCCATCCACTCCTCAGGTCTAACATCAACACCTTGAACATACATTCCAAAGTGAAGGTGATCGCCTAGTGCTAAACCCGTAAGTCCTGTTTTGGCAATAGACTCTCCAGCTCTCACAACATCACCCTCTTTGACCATAAAACTAGAGCAGTGACCATAAAGTGAATAAACCCCTAAGCCATGCGAAATAATAATGTTATTACCATAAATTCCATTTTCACGTGCAAAGACAACAACACCATCGTTTGAAGTTTGCATAGGAGCCTGAGCGTTACTCGCAAGATCTAACCCTAAATGGTAAGATTCACTGGCTGGTTGTTTCTCGTATTCATAAAAACGATGATCTCCAAAACTTGCAACCACTTTACCATTACGAAGTGGATAAAAAGGTTTAAGTGTAAATCCACTCATAAGCTCTCTTGGCGCATCCAATGTTGCTTTCAAAATATTCGCCTCATTGCCTTTACGCATATCTTCATTGACAAATTTAAACTTTTCTAACTTAGAAAGAGAAGATCTCTCCGGCGCCATTTCTGACACAAGATCGGCAATTTTACCATCTAAGAATCGATCCTCAAGAGCGATCGTTGATGTTTTATATTTTTTATCTTGTAAAAAATAAGGGATATGTGCTTTGGTTAAGTTTCCTGCTCTATCAATAGCAACAATTGAAGCACTAAAATTATCAATATGTGTAGGCCACGCAACGAGCGTAATGTAGTAACCCTCTTTATAAAACGGTGTCGGATAGAATTTTTTGCCAAAATTCGTCTCAATGTAGAGCGATTTCATCGCTTCATCTTGTGCCTTGAAAATAACTGTAGCAACGCCACCTTTCATAATTTTATACGAACTTCCAATCACATTGACTTCAGGTCTTTTGGTATCAACTTTCACAATAGATTTTTCACTCATACTATTACCAGCAAAAAAGTTCCATTTACTGCCATCAACAGCTTCAATGGTTAATTCAAACACTTTCTTGTTTGCACCAAAACCTGTCTTAGGGAATGAGAGATTGAGATCAACCACTTTTTCAGGTTTTTTATATTCTTTGGTCTCTAAAACAACACTTTTTTCACCATCAAAAAGCGTTGCACGAACAAAACGAAGACCACTTTCATCGCCAATTTGAACTTTAATCGGATCTTTTAAATTCCAATCTATCTCTTTAGGAAGAACTATTTTAGGAGCTTCTCTTTCAAATAAACTGGAGTTAAATATAAAGGCAACGCCACCTACCAATACTAAAAAAATAAGCCCTAGCACAACTGCTGCTACGGATGATTTTCTCTGTTTTCTCATTTTTTGTCTATCCTTTTGATTTTTTCCACAATTTCATCTCGAAGTGCTTTAGGATCACATGCTGGAACTTCAAATCCAGCGGCAGTTTTATGCCCGCCTCCTTGATACTCCAAAGCAATCTTTGAGACATTAATATCTTTACTTCGTAATGAGACTTTATAGCCTCCCTCTTTCTCTTCCAGTATCATAATCGCAATGGTAACATTAACAATACTTCTAAGCATATTGACAATATTTTTAGTATCGTGTCTTCTTGCTCCTGTTGCCTCAAGTGCAGCTTTATCGAAAATAATCGTAGCTATTCGTCCATTTTCATACAGGTCAAAATGATTCAACATATAGCCATACAATCTTATTTTAGAAAGTGGCTCTCTTCGTTTTACTTTGGAAGCAATCTCTTTCGGATTTGCCCCACATTTAACCAACTGTGCCACAATCGTGAACGTTTGCTCATCCATATCGCCATAAAGGAAAAAACCTGTATCATCGGCAATAGCCGTATACAGACAGATGGCACACTCTTGGCTGATTTCGATGGCATTGGCTTTAAGAAGTTCATACACGACCATCCCCGCACTCGTAAAACGATCAACCACTAAATTCATATCCCCAAAGTAGTGATTGGTAAGATGATGGTCAATATTGATAATCTCATAAGTTCCCTCAGGAATTTTAAGTCTATCACGTGTTGAACAGTCACAACTTACAACCAAATCAAAGCTTTTAGGCAAACTATTTTTAATCTTCGAATAGCCCGGCAAAAAGTCATAAGCTAAGGGAAGTTCACTGTTTTTATTGTAGTGCGTCACTTTTTTACCAAGGTGGGTTAGCACATTATACAAAGCTAAAGCACTTCCTAATGTATCGCCATCGGGATGAACATGAGAGACAATAACAATGTGATTGGCTTCAAGCATTCGTTTCCACGCTTGTTGATACATTATAACTCCACTTAGTGATAAAATGCAGATTATACTTAATTTCGACTAAAAAGTTATTGATACCCTCTATCGCGGTTTTTTGGAGCTTTTATAAACAAAGGCTAAGACTTCGGCAACTGCTTTATAAAGATTTTCAGGGATAATATCTCCAAGATTGCATTTTTTGTAAAGTTCTCTAGCCAGTGGTGGGTTTTCAACAATTTGAATGTTATAGTTCATCGCAACCTCTTTAATACGAAGAGCAACAAAATCTGTTCCTTTTGCAATGACTTTTGGAGCAGCTTCTTTGTCTTGATTGTAACGAATGGCGACGGCATAATGTGTTGGGTTGGTAATGACAACATCCGCCTGAGGAATCTCTTGCATCATACGTTTACGCGTCATTTGCATCTGAATTTGCCTGATTTTCGCTTTAATCTTAGGATCACCTTCCATCTGCTTATACTCATCTTTTATCTCTTGCTTGCTCATACGTAAGCTTTTAAAATAAGTAAAACGCACATAGAAAAGATCTGCTAACGCCAAAATCAAAAAAAGAAGCAAAATAACCGAGACCAAAATAATCATTTTGTGCTTCAACCACGCTAATTGCTCATAAAGTGGAAAATAGATCACCGTAGGAAGCTCTTTCGTAAAAGAGAGCAAAAAATAGTAGCACACCCACAAAATAATGCCGACTTTTAAAAGAATTTTGATGGTTTCAACCGCCTTTTTCATCGAAAAAAGGTTAGCTAATCCTTTCATAGGATCTAGTTTTGAAAGATCTGGCATAAGTGGTTTGGTCGTAAAAATAAACCCTGTTTGCATAACATTGGCTAAAATTCCAGCAATAGCAACGGCCAAGGATAGAGGTATAACCGTGAAAATAATTTCTCTGAATGTAATTATAGAGATTTGAAGTGTTGCTTCTTTGGTTATTTCAGTTCCGATAAGTGATTGATAATAAAGATAAAGATAGACAACGCGAGCTTCAATCCACGATAAAAGGGCTAAAAAAGCAACTAATGCAACCACCAATGTGACGAAAGCACTGGTGTCTTGACTTTTGGGAACATTACCATCTTTTCTGGCATCATCAATTTTCTTGGAACTGGGTTCTTCCGTCTTTTCTTGATCATCTGCCACAGTGTAACATTCCTACTTAGATCACTGTTTTATGCGTGATTTTCATCGAAAAATCAAGCCAAACTGCTTGATGAATCAAACTTCCGCTACTAATCGCATCAACACCTGTTTTGGCGTATTCTATAATATTCTCTTTCGTGATATTGCCACTTGCTTCTAAAAGCACATGGGGGAAGTGGCTGTTTTTATAAGCAACAACTGCTTTAATATCATCATGCGACATATTGTCGCACATGACAATATCAGCGCCACATTGCATTGCAAACTTCGCAAATTCAACATCTTCTGACTCGATTTCAATCTTACATGTAAAAGGAAGTTTTTCTCTGGCTTCGACAATAAAAACTTTCAAATCATCAATCGTTTTTAGATGCGTATCTTTGATCATTAAACAATCATCCAACCCCATACGGTGGTTATTGCCTCCACCACAACGAATCGCATACTTTTCAAAAATTCGCAAATGTGGTCTGGTTTTTCGCGTATCTAAAAGTTTGAGCGCATACCCTTCCAATACTTTTTTATAACGTGCTACATTGGTTGCAATACCACTGGCATGTTGCATGAGATTAAGAATGGTACGTTCACAACGCAAAATATTTTTAGATTTGCCCTCAATTAAAGCAACTAAATCGCCCTTTTGAAGGGCATCGCCATCATCAAAATAAAATTTCACATCAAGCTTATTCATCTTACACAACGCCTTAACATAAGGACGTCCTGCAAAAACACCTACATCTTTGCAGATGATATTAGCACTCGCAAAGCTGTCTTTTCCCACTAACGAGAAGAGATCACCTCTGCCGACATCTTCTTCAAGTGCTTTTTTGACAAATTTTTTGATCATAGCTCAAACATCCTATTTAAGGCTGTATATGCCCATTTTCGTGTCTCTTCCAAGACGCTAATTTCATTCTCAAATCGCCCCTCTTTAATGCTTATTAGAACGTTGTAAACGTCTTGGAGTGTTGTTTCATTCATGGTTGGGCATTCTGGTTTTGAGGAAGAGAGCACATAAGTATTCTCTTTACGTAGCCGTTTAATCATGTTATATTCAGTGCCGATTGCCACTTTTTGATCTAAAGGAAGTTTGTTCACATACTCAATAATCTGACTGGTTGATCCTACAAAATCAGAGAGATCGCATACTTCAGGTTTACACTCTGGATGCGTGACGATTAAAATGCCCGGATACTTCTCGCGGTAAAAAGCAATGTCGTCTACATCAAAAAGCTGGTGAACGGAGCAAAAACCGTTATAACATAAAATATCAGCCTCTTTAGGATCACTTCCATCGCCCACGACACAGGATTTAAGCCCCATCTCTTTGGCAATGTTTTGCCCCAAGCAACGATCGGGGACAAATAAAATTTTCTTGTTGCTCTCAAGTGCTTTTGTGATAATTTTTTTAGCATTAGAACTGGTGCAGACATAACCACCCATTTTTCCTATGGCAGCTTTAACATCAGCCGAGGAGTTTATATAGGTGACGGGTAAAATATCTTCTTTAGTAATCCCCGCTTTTTCTAAAACCGCTACGTTTTGATCAAAATAATCCACATCGATCATCCGAGCCATCGCACAACAAGCAATTTTAGGCATTAAAACACGTTTTTCGGGTGCCAAAATTTTAACACTTTGTCCCATAAACCCCACACCGCAAAACACCAAATAAGGGTTGGCATCTTTGGCTGCCCATTGAGCGAGTTGAAGAGAATCTCCCGAAAAATCTGCTAATTCAAAAACTTCATCTTTTTGATAAAAATGCGCCACAATACTTACATGTAACTCTTGTTTGAGTTTTAAAATTTCTTTTTTTAATGTTTGATTATCCACTCTAAATTCCTTCCGTTCTATCGAAAAAAGCCATTATAGCGTTAAAGAAATAATAACAAAATTATTGCTATACTGTGACAACTTCAACAAAGGATCGTGTGTGGATTTTCTCTTTAATATTAACATTCAATTTTACATTTTGAGCTATCTTGTGGGTGGTATTCCCTTTGGTTTATTGCTAGCAAAGCTTTTTACTGGCAAAGACATCAGAGAAAGCGGAAGCGGAAGTATTGGAGCAACCAATGTTCTTCGCGTTCTTAAAGAAAGCGACCCAAAATTGGCGAAAAAATTAGCTATTTCTACCGTTGTATTGGACGCTCTAAAAGGTATTATTTTACTGTTGATTGGAAAATTAATTGGATTAAGTATTGAAACACTTTGGGCTATTGCGATTTTTGCCGTTATTGGACATTGTTACAGTCCTTATCTTAAATTTGAAGGTGGAAAAGGTGTTGCAACAGGAGCGGGTGTGCTTTTTGTGATGCTTCCCATTGAAACATTGATTGCGTTTGGTACATGGTTTATCGTTGGTAAAGTCCTTAAAATTTCTTCTTTATCTTCGCTACTAGCGCTTTGCGCTTTAATTATCTCTTCGTTTATCATTCATCCAGATATTGAGGGTATCAAAACCCATGCGCCCATTTTTATTATCGCTTTTGTCATTGTATATAAACATATCCCCAATATTATCAGGCTTTTTCAAGGCAAAGAATCTAAAGTCATCTGAAAATGCACATTCTCATTAAAAACTTGACGTTTGAAACAATCGTAGGCATTCTTGAAAAAGAACGCCTCACGCCACAGAAAGTTATTTTACATGTAAAGATTGATTATGTCTACCATGGAGAAAACTTTATTGATTACGCAAAAGTGTGTACTTTTTTGGAAACAGAAATGAATCAAATGAATTATTTTTTGCTGGAAGATGCCCTTGATGATTTAAGCCAAAAACTTAAACTTTCCTATCCTCAAATCAACAAAATGAAAATAAAAATTTTCAAACCTGATATTTTGCCAAATGCGATGGTTGGGGTTTCACGAACCATCGACTACTCCAAAAATTAAAATTTAATTAAAAAAACTTTAAATCTAGCTAAAATTATGGTATAATCCCGTTTAAATTTTAGCAACTAAGGAATTTATAATGCGAATTTTAATCGTTGAAGATGAAGTAACCCTCAATAAGACAATTGCAGAAGGCTTACAAGAGTTTGGTTATCAAACCGACAGCTCTGAAAACTATAAAGATGCAGAATACTACATTGGTATTCGTAATTATGACCTCGTTTTAACAGACTGGATGCTTCCTGATGGCGATGGCGTTGATCTTATCAACCTCATTAAACAAAAATCCCCTCGTACCGCTGCAGTGATTATTTCTGCAAAAGATGACAAAGAGAGCGAAATAAAAGCACTTAAAGCAGGTGCTGATGATTATATTCGCAAACCATTTGATTTTGATATTTTAGTCGCTCGTATCGAAGCTCGTTTACGCTTTGGCGGCACAAATGTTATCAAAATTGATGACCTTACAATCGATCCAGATGAAGAAAAAATTACCTATAAAGGTCAAGAGATTGAACTTAAAGGTAAACCTTTTGAAGTTCTTACTCACCTTGCTCGTCATAGCGACCAAATTGTCTCAAAAGAGCAACTCCTTGATGCAATCTGGGAAGAGCCAGAGCTTGTAACTCCAAACGTTATTGAAGTTGCTATTAACCAAATTCGTCAAAAAATGGACAAACCATTAGAAATCTCAACGATTGAGACAGTAAGACGAAGAGGTTATAGATTTTGCTTTCCAAAAAAAGTATAAGAGAAAGCTTTATATTACAATTGGTGTCCGCTTCGGCGACACTGATTGTAATCTTCTCCGTCATTCTTTACAATTACATTAAAATCTCCATTTTCGAAGACATTACTCAAGAACTCACCAAGCAAGCTCAGATTATTGCAACATCTCGTACCAGTTCTGTAGAACGCATGGGCATTAATCTTTTCGATCCATCCCTAAGTTCCATCAATAATCCTGCTGACATTCAAGTCAGTATTGCGATTCGTGTCAATCAAGGGAATGTCCCATCCTTTGAGCATAGTGAAAAAGATAACCAAAAATTTCTTACGATCTATTACCCTTTAGAAAAACGTGACCACTACTTTATCTCTATCACCAAAGATATTTCCAATACCGACATATTGCTCAATAAAATTCTCAAAAATATTCTTATTATTAATTTGACAGCCATTTTTTTAATTCTTTTTTATGCTCTATTTCTATCTCGCATGCTCGTTTTACCCATCCGATCTTTAACCAATAAACTAGCGAGTATGAATGAAAATTTTTTACAAATCATTGACACACAAAAAGTCCCCAGCGAATTTCAACCATTAGGTGCGAGCATTAATAAATTAGTAGAGCGTATACAAATCTTTGTCAACTCTCAAAAAGAACTTTTTATTGGCGCTGCACATGAGCTTAAAACACCCCTCGCTGTTATGAAAACAAAAAATGAAGTCACCCTTTTAAAACCACGAGAAAACGAAAAATACATTGAAACCATTAAGAGTAACAACCAAACGATCAACGATATGAACAAGATGATTAGCAATATTTTAGAGATCGGAAGACAAGAAGGGGCACAATTTGAAAAACCTGTGGAAATTGACCTGATTGTTTTTCTCAAAGAACAGATCAATAACTATACTATCTTAGCTAAAATGGAAGAGAAACATATTATTGAAGATATTATTCCTATAAGCTATAAAATTACGATT from Sulfurospirillum oryzae encodes:
- the minC gene encoding septum site-determining protein MinC; the protein is MKVTQKNVRVFHIEIDDEASFLDYFRKNTLLLKEFFLLVEGNITKNIAFVLEQSGVCYKEINNCNIRFGGIKKEAPLLEEEPKKEVISETVSEPKPLVKLKLYDRPIRSGEEIVENLPIVIFGRVNSGAKVFCEESMSIYGIIDGLVQCDGEYIVLNGISPRGHLIFNGEIVDRERLKQNVLQKIVMRDNVLEIKEVV
- a CDS encoding M23 family metallopeptidase; amino-acid sequence: MRKQRKSSVAAVVLGLIFLVLVGGVAFIFNSSLFEREAPKIVLPKEIDWNLKDPIKVQIGDESGLRFVRATLFDGEKSVVLETKEYKKPEKVVDLNLSFPKTGFGANKKVFELTIEAVDGSKWNFFAGNSMSEKSIVKVDTKRPEVNVIGSSYKIMKGGVATVIFKAQDEAMKSLYIETNFGKKFYPTPFYKEGYYITLVAWPTHIDNFSASIVAIDRAGNLTKAHIPYFLQDKKYKTSTIALEDRFLDGKIADLVSEMAPERSSLSKLEKFKFVNEDMRKGNEANILKATLDAPRELMSGFTLKPFYPLRNGKVVASFGDHRFYEYEKQPASESYHLGLDLASNAQAPMQTSNDGVVVFARENGIYGNNIIISHGLGVYSLYGHCSSFMVKEGDVVRAGESIAKTGLTGLALGDHLHFGMYVQGVDVRPEEWMDEVWLKESVFNVIESAKKIMDR
- a CDS encoding DHH family phosphoesterase, which codes for MYQQAWKRMLEANHIVIVSHVHPDGDTLGSALALYNVLTHLGKKVTHYNKNSELPLAYDFLPGYSKIKNSLPKSFDLVVSCDCSTRDRLKIPEGTYEIINIDHHLTNHYFGDMNLVVDRFTSAGMVVYELLKANAIEISQECAICLYTAIADDTGFFLYGDMDEQTFTIVAQLVKCGANPKEIASKVKRREPLSKIRLYGYMLNHFDLYENGRIATIIFDKAALEATGARRHDTKNIVNMLRSIVNVTIAIMILEEKEGGYKVSLRSKDINVSKIALEYQGGGHKTAAGFEVPACDPKALRDEIVEKIKRIDKK
- the flhB gene encoding flagellar biosynthesis protein FlhB; translated protein: MADDQEKTEEPSSKKIDDARKDGNVPKSQDTSAFVTLVVALVAFLALLSWIEARVVYLYLYYQSLIGTEITKEATLQISIITFREIIFTVIPLSLAVAIAGILANVMQTGFIFTTKPLMPDLSKLDPMKGLANLFSMKKAVETIKILLKVGIILWVCYYFLLSFTKELPTVIYFPLYEQLAWLKHKMIILVSVILLLFLILALADLFYVRFTYFKSLRMSKQEIKDEYKQMEGDPKIKAKIRQIQMQMTRKRMMQEIPQADVVITNPTHYAVAIRYNQDKEAAPKVIAKGTDFVALRIKEVAMNYNIQIVENPPLARELYKKCNLGDIIPENLYKAVAEVLAFVYKSSKKPR
- the nadC gene encoding carboxylating nicotinate-nucleotide diphosphorylase, with translation MIKKFVKKALEEDVGRGDLFSLVGKDSFASANIICKDVGVFAGRPYVKALCKMNKLDVKFYFDDGDALQKGDLVALIEGKSKNILRCERTILNLMQHASGIATNVARYKKVLEGYALKLLDTRKTRPHLRIFEKYAIRCGGGNNHRMGLDDCLMIKDTHLKTIDDLKVFIVEAREKLPFTCKIEIESEDVEFAKFAMQCGADIVMCDNMSHDDIKAVVAYKNSHFPHVLLEASGNITKENIIEYAKTGVDAISSGSLIHQAVWLDFSMKITHKTVI
- the nadA gene encoding quinolinate synthase NadA, giving the protein MDNQTLKKEILKLKQELHVSIVAHFYQKDEVFELADFSGDSLQLAQWAAKDANPYLVFCGVGFMGQSVKILAPEKRVLMPKIACCAMARMIDVDYFDQNVAVLEKAGITKEDILPVTYINSSADVKAAIGKMGGYVCTSSNAKKIITKALESNKKILFVPDRCLGQNIAKEMGLKSCVVGDGSDPKEADILCYNGFCSVHQLFDVDDIAFYREKYPGILIVTHPECKPEVCDLSDFVGSTSQIIEYVNKLPLDQKVAIGTEYNMIKRLRKENTYVLSSSKPECPTMNETTLQDVYNVLISIKEGRFENEISVLEETRKWAYTALNRMFEL
- the plsY gene encoding glycerol-3-phosphate 1-O-acyltransferase PlsY encodes the protein MDFLFNINIQFYILSYLVGGIPFGLLLAKLFTGKDIRESGSGSIGATNVLRVLKESDPKLAKKLAISTVVLDALKGIILLLIGKLIGLSIETLWAIAIFAVIGHCYSPYLKFEGGKGVATGAGVLFVMLPIETLIAFGTWFIVGKVLKISSLSSLLALCALIISSFIIHPDIEGIKTHAPIFIIAFVIVYKHIPNIIRLFQGKESKVI
- a CDS encoding dihydroneopterin aldolase → MHILIKNLTFETIVGILEKERLTPQKVILHVKIDYVYHGENFIDYAKVCTFLETEMNQMNYFLLEDALDDLSQKLKLSYPQINKMKIKIFKPDILPNAMVGVSRTIDYSKN
- the hsrA gene encoding homeostatic response regulator transcription factor HsrA, encoding MRILIVEDEVTLNKTIAEGLQEFGYQTDSSENYKDAEYYIGIRNYDLVLTDWMLPDGDGVDLINLIKQKSPRTAAVIISAKDDKESEIKALKAGADDYIRKPFDFDILVARIEARLRFGGTNVIKIDDLTIDPDEEKITYKGQEIELKGKPFEVLTHLARHSDQIVSKEQLLDAIWEEPELVTPNVIEVAINQIRQKMDKPLEISTIETVRRRGYRFCFPKKV
- a CDS encoding sensor histidine kinase gives rise to the protein MLSKKSIRESFILQLVSASATLIVIFSVILYNYIKISIFEDITQELTKQAQIIATSRTSSVERMGINLFDPSLSSINNPADIQVSIAIRVNQGNVPSFEHSEKDNQKFLTIYYPLEKRDHYFISITKDISNTDILLNKILKNILIINLTAIFLILFYALFLSRMLVLPIRSLTNKLASMNENFLQIIDTQKVPSEFQPLGASINKLVERIQIFVNSQKELFIGAAHELKTPLAVMKTKNEVTLLKPRENEKYIETIKSNNQTINDMNKMISNILEIGRQEGAQFEKPVEIDLIVFLKEQINNYTILAKMEEKHIIEDIIPISYKITIQPTLLMHILQNFVQNAIKFTPKEGKITIQAYLNKEGFFVQVIDEGIGIDESKDLFAPFKRYGNQTGAGLGLFLAKNAADAIGAKITLKNREDAQGTIATLLLPQRKRSL